TCTTTCATCCCTTCAAGTGATAAGAGCAAGGAGAAAAAAATGTCAGCTTTACTGTGAAGTTATTTTGTTGACCAAAGGAACCAAAatgtttttaataaataaataaaaaagaacatTCTAAAGAAAGAAAGCCCATTGTTGTTTGGGTAAAAACTAAACAAATCAAAAAcacattatttttaaaaattcttAGAAATTTCAccaacaaaatattttcaaaaagctGTCGAAGTACTAATAAAAGTAATTGTGTCAAAATGGTATTTGAGAAAGATGTTAGTTTCAgataattcttcatccttgttcttaGAATTTTCAAacattttcaaaaatcttttcaAACAGTAATGTATGAAACAAATATTATCGTGTATTTTTGATACTCATGTTAGTTTCCAAACACTGAGTATCTAGTTTCTTGCTCCTTGTTCTAATGTTACTTTTGGTGCTTCATTTTCTTCTCATTTTCCTgtcttccttttccttttttctttgtttcctttcttcTAGCTTTTCCTCACCCATCACTTACTCAACAAAAACTAAAAATCATTACTCTAAATATAGTAAAGATCCCTTTTCCTCCAAGAATCGGACCAACATTTTAAAAAATTCCTTATCTCATAAATCCATCTATACCTATCACATTTTTTTTGCCACCTTCTTCCCTAGAAGACACATAgaagaaacaaaacaaaagaaaaaaagtagaATATTAAACAATAGAGAGTAAAATATAATTCTCCACTTCAGTTCGATCAAAATTTTAAGTGAGCTTTCTTCTTGAACTCACTCATGATATTCTTGTTTTTAAGaagccattttttttatttattgtccCCTCAAATAATCACTGAAGGTTCCTGCACAATGAGATAATTACAATATATATAGTAGTATTTTATTACACATACTTTTAGTAATTACTAACattaaaaattattaatatttctctaattgtatatccaattatttaagtgtgtatatatattttcaCTATAGGCAagttaataataatttaattctatatatatattttacaaaaGTTAACTTCATTGAAGTGATAGTATGaatgtaaaatattttttactTCTGGAACATTAAGTTAAAACCTCAAATTTCAAGcgaaaatttaaaaattatttctcaaaGAACATCAACAAATAAACTACACATAATGATTGATAGATTTAACgaaaacaaagaaataaaggCAACTTTATCACACTCAACATGAACTTTTTTATCCgacaaaataatattaaaataagaaaagattcaTTTTTAGGGAATATAGTGCTTTCCAGTAAAACCATATCATACTTCAATATCCATGTTAACAGAAACTTAATCAATGCAAGTTTAAGGGAGGCTATATTATAGTATTAGAAATAAATGAGACTAACAATGGGTTAATGGTTAGAAAAACCTGTGTTGTTGCAGGGATATTTGAAGGTATAATGGCAACCTCTTCAAACATGAGCCGATGCAGTTTTTTGAGAGAATTGGAGAAATTGATTGCTTTCTTAATCCTTAGGGACGTTACATGCGTTTGGAAGCATACCAATTAccataaatatttttttaatagtcACCTAAGATGTGACTTTTGGCGAATGATTAATCCGTTTTATTATTAGTATGTTACCCTCCAGCTAATGAATAAGTTTTAACACTACATTTATTTATGTAAAGatgaagagagaaaaagaaagtgatagaaagaaaaagtaagaaaaaaaagcataaaaggagaaaaaatatcaaTAGGCTCTTTGGCCATAGAGATGTACTATTTCCCCCctcatatttttatatatatatattcaacaaTATCACCTAATATATCAGAATACTTTGGCTCTTTTCTTATAAATTctaattatttctttttttttttttggttcttttgtttttgtttctagCATTGCATGTATAAATCGTGTCAATTGTTACAACattttaattaaaaattaagaTTTTCAAAATCAAATACATATCATAAAAACTACTATTTGTTTGAATTATAAAATACAATTAAAGGGTATAAAACAAGTCAGCAATAGTAATAATCTTATTCAATTTGAATaaatttctaaacttccaaaGCTGAGGTACAAATGTATATTAACAGAAATTAAATCGTTTGTTTTATGACGTTACCCGTATTATTAACCTAAAAAATGCGGAACCCGCCGTCTCTTTCCTCCCCACGTCGCCGGCGGTCTTTTCTCCGTTCCTGACCAACGCCATGAGCAAGCATAGACTTGGACTACACCATTGGCTGTGCTTCTCCTATCTCTCTAGAACAACAAAGAGACCTTTTACTGCTTGCCATTTACCTACTGAAGCAATATCATGTGCTGTTCCCATATCCTCCCCAATTAATAATCACAAGACCTTGTGTTTTTCACTTGCAAAGCAGTTAATACTTCGCGGATTATTTGTTTCAGCTCAGAAAGTGATTCAGAGAATCATCAAGCAATCCTCATCAGTCTCTGAAGCTATCTCAGCCGTTGAATTCTCCATTTCTCGCGGTATCGAGCCTGATGCAACTAGCTACAGTTTTCTCATTCGACAACTCGTGGCATCTGGTGAAACCCAAATGGCTGAGGATATTTATGTATACTGCATTTTGAAGAGAGGTATTGAACCGAAAGACCAGTCTTTATTGAATTCAATGGCCATTTGTTATTGTCATTTGGGTAAATTAGAGGAAGCAAAATTGCTTTTTGATAAACTATTGGATATGAAATTGAGGCCTTGTAGTAGCACGTGTAATGCGCTTATTGAGGGATTTTGTGGCCAACATAGCATCTTGGATTGGTTTGATGTTTTTGTAGTGGCTGTTGATGCTGGAGTATCACTAAGTTTTAGTTGTTACAATAGGTTAGTGGATGGCTTGTGTCGTCGGGGGTTCTTATGTTTAATGTAATGTGTGAGAGAGGGGTGTCACCCAATGTTCATTTGTTTAAGACATTGGTTCTTTCGTTGTGTAAGAGGGGTCGAGTTGAGGAAACTGAGTTGAGCATGGATATGGAGTCTTATGGTTTTGTTCTAGATAAAGTCATGTACACAACTCTCATTAACGGGTATTCGAagaacaagaaaatgaaaatggcTATGAGGGTGTTTCTTAGAATGCTTAAGTTGGGATGTGCACCGGATAAGTATACTTACAACACGCTGATGCACAGTTTTTTTTAACTTGGGCATGTTGGACAAGGGTTGGGTGCTACATCAGCAGATGGCTGAATTTGGATTAGAACCTGATGCAGTAAGTTACCAAATCATGATTGGCAAGTATTGCAAGGATCATAAAGTTGATTGTGAGTTGATTCTGTTAAATAACATGATTCAGTGCAACGTTGCTCCCAGTGTGCACTCTTATACTGCTTTAATTGTTGCGCTTTATAAAGAGAATCGGTTAACAGAAGTAGATGTCTTGTACAATAAGATGTTGGATAATGGATTGGTTCCTGACCATGTTTTGTTTTTTACCTTGGTCAAGAATCATCCAAGAGGGTCAGAGATTACTCTAGCATGCACCTTTTTGCGTGCAATTGCCAAGAATGATTGTGGTAGTGACCTTTCTAACACCCCTAGCCCTACCAGTTGAAAAGTTACTACAGATATCATGTCTGATATTGATCATCTCTTGGGAGAAATTGTGGCAAGAAACTTACCTCTGGCCAATGTTGCTTTCAATATATACATGATTGCTTTATGTTTAGGAGGAAAACTTGATTCTGCTCTTCTTTGCATGGACAAGATGGCAAGCCTTTCTCTTCAGCCTTCACTGTCAGCTTATAACTCTATGGTCAAGTGCCTTTACCAAAACGGACTGCTTGAGGATGCCAAATCCTTTGTTGAAGTTATGCAAGATCAAGGTCAAGTTCCAAATCAAGCAACATTCTTGATTATGGTGAATGAATACTGCAAACAGGGTGACATACAATCAGCATTTGAAGTTCTGGACCAAATGGAAGAGAGTGGATTGAAGCCTAGTGTTGCGATATATGACTCTATCATTGGGTGTTTGGGTAGACAAAAGAGAATAGATGAGGCCCTTGAAGTTTTCCGGAGAATGCTCGAGGCTAGAATTTATCCTGATGAAACTATGTTTGTGACAATGATTAATGCTCTATCAATAAATGGACGAGCTATTCAGGCCCATGAGCTCTTCGACAAAATGTTGGAAGATGGAGTTCAACCAAGCCACTATGCTTATACTGCTCTTATACATGGGTTAGTTAAGAAAaccatgattgaaaagggttgtgtataccttgatcgaatgatagaagagggtttcATGCCAAATACTGTTCTTTATACTTCTccaataaaacaatttttaaggAAAAGAGAGTTTGAGTTTGCATTTAAGTTGGTTGATTTGATGGAAAGAAGTGAGATTGAGCGAGACCTGGTAACCTATATTAATTTGGTCAGTGGCGTATCTAGAAATATTAGGTCACTTCATGGGAAGTGGCTTGTTCCGCAGAAACAGTTTGAAAATCCAAGGAAATGTTGTTTCGTCTACTTCATCAGAGTGCTATGTTTTCTAGGGAAAAATGTTTGAAAATCTCAATTAGCTCTCAGGAACAAATTAAATTTCTTGCACTTAGGCTGATAAACAAAGTGAAGAACACTCCCCTATTTTGTACTTGT
This sequence is a window from Nicotiana sylvestris chromosome 3, ASM39365v2, whole genome shotgun sequence. Protein-coding genes within it:
- the LOC138887919 gene encoding pentatricopeptide repeat-containing protein At5g62370-like; amino-acid sequence: MSKHRLGLHHWLCFSYLSRTTKRPFTACHLPTEAISCAVPISSPINNHKTLCFSLAKQLILRGLFVSAQKVIQRIIKQSSSVSEAISAVEFSISRGIEPDATSYSFLIRQLVASGETQMAEDIYVYCILKRGIEPKDQSLLNSMAICYCHLGKLEEAKLLFDKLLDMKLRPCSSTCNALIEGFCGQHSILDWFDVFVVAVDAGRGRVEETELSMDMESYGFVLDKVMYTTLINGYSKNKKMKMAMRGWVLHQQMAEFGLEPDACNVAPSVHSYTALIVALYKENRLTEVDVLYNKMLDNGLVPDHVLFFTLVKNHPRGSEITLACTFLRAIAKNDCGSDLSNTPSPTS
- the LOC104213913 gene encoding pentatricopeptide repeat-containing protein At5g62370-like, which gives rise to MSDIDHLLGEIVARNLPLANVAFNIYMIALCLGGKLDSALLCMDKMASLSLQPSLSAYNSMVKCLYQNGLLEDAKSFVEVMQDQGQVPNQATFLIMVNEYCKQGDIQSAFEVLDQMEESGLKPSVAIYDSIIGCLGRQKRIDEALEVFRRMLEARIYPDETMFVTMINALSINGRAIQAHELFDKMLEDGVQPSHYAYTALIHGLVKKTMIEKGCVYLDRMIEEGFMPNTVLYTSPIKQFLRKREFEFAFKLVDLMERSEIERDLVTYINLVSGVSRNIRSLHGKWLVPQKQFENPRKCCFVYFIRVLCFLGKNV